The genomic interval ACTCGACTACGGTTTTGGCTGTGAGTATAAAAATAAAGACAATGGCGACGTAGACAGAAATATGGTGGATGAAGATAGACTCTGAATGGAACAGGTTCTGTATGGAAGCGAGTAGACCAATGAAAGGTGGAAACTCCATATAACCCAATGCCAAATGGTTGCCGGTCTCTATATGAAGAAGTTCATCGCTATGTAAACCTGAATGACTATCTGCTAAAGCATGAAGCGTTAGCTTAATTATACACAATATCGCTACAAGGAAATTGATTTGCTTATTCATGATTCAGGTTTATACTAATCGCCTACGCTTGTAAGTAAATATAGCAGAAATAGAGTTTAGATGAAATAAAAAAGGAGGACGTATCTCTACGCCCTCCCACATCACCTTTAACCAAAAAGGACTACCAGCCAGGGTTTTGTGTTAGTGCTGGATTTAATACGATCTCGCTTTCCGGAACAGAATTGAGGTAATCTCTGTCTAGTTTGAATCCATAGCCATTCGGTATAGCTTTCTGAAATGGATCAAGGAATCCATCACCATCAACAGGGAACGGATTTTCTCCTACTTGTGCTGCTTTGAAGCCCTTCGGACGTTGACCAACAATTAGCTCGTCTGCTGCAGCCCAGCGTGCGATATCTTCCCAACGGAAACCTTCGGCAACCAATTCAACCGTACGTTCTCTTCTAATTTCATTAATGAGAGGAGAAAGGGCAGGAAAGTTCCAATTTGGATCATTCGCGATACTACCCATCACAAGTTTTGGCATGCCTACTCGTGCTCTTAGTTTGTTGATTGTATTGTCTAGGTCGCCTTGAGTAATTTCACCTAATTCTGCTTTAGCTTCTGCATAGTTTAATAATACTTCTGCATATCTGTATAATATTGACGGTGTTTCCTCATATTGTTGTACGTGATATTGCATATCTGGATTATAACCTTTTTGGATAACGTACCCGGTAGGTGCCATATAATCTGACGTACTATTCAAGCGATTATAAACTTGACTCCAGTTTTGTGTGGTACCGTTAGTTAAGATTTTCCAAACTTGATCAGGCGTTGCGATGGTTTGTTTGAAGCGGGGATCACGGTTTTCAGCTTCATCACTCAGATTGTCGTGTCCTTGAAACAATGGGTTTCCCGCGATAGGCTTGCCATCAATACACAAATAGAGATCCATCATTTGCTTAGTCATCGTTTTGTTGGTAGGAGTTTCCATACGGAAGTTACGGTCGTTTGTGAATGAGCTGTTTCCTCTAGATAATTCATTGTCATAGCGTCTCCAAAACATAACTTCTTTGTTTCCGGTATAATCCATCCGATTAAACAAGGTTTGATAATCTGTGTCGGGATCACCAGTTGAGTAAACATCATATAAACCGGACGCCATCACCGCAGCTGCAGCCTCTGCTGCTTTATTTAAGTATTTGTTTGGATCAGCTCCATCAGTCCCAAAGGGTGTCCCAGCATGGTATTTTTGCCAAGTTCCTTCATATAGTGCGATACGACTCTGAATTAATAACGCCATCCATTTGTTGACGCGTGCATCGCCGTTGGTTTTCTCTTCTGATAAATACATTGCAGCGGTATCTAAACACGCCAAGATACGATCGGTGACAAAGGTTCGCGGATCACGTGGATTGTATAGAGCTTCGTCACTAGTTCCTAATTCAGAGTCGTACCATTGGATATCTCCATAAGATTTTACTAAATTGCTATAGATCAGTGCCTTAAAGAAATAGGCTTCTCCAAGGTATTGTTTGTATTCATCTAAATCATAGTTCTCTGCGACACGTTCGTAGTTGTCAAAAAAGTAATTAATACTGCGAACTGCACCGAAGCCTATACTGCCTGTTGTTGAAACCACGCGAGTACCTTCGAGACGAGTATTGACTGTCGATTGAATTTGTATGTCACTGTCATAGTCGCTTCCATGATTCGCGTATTTAGGGAAATAGGTTTGACTATAATATTGATTTACATACGCTTTTAGATCATTTGGCTTCTGGAAATAGACATCTGAAGCCACCGCATCTAGCGGATATCTGTCTAAAAAATCGTCATTACAAGCGGATAAACTGAAGATGCCTGCAATGAATGCTATAGTGATTTTATAATTCTTCATGATTAACTCTTTTTAACTATTTGAAAGTTATATTTACGCCTAAAGAAATAATTCGATTCATCGGGTAAATTACCCCATTTGTTAGATATCCACCGTTGGCAGGATCTGCTGCTAATGATGTTTCTGGATCGAATATTTTTGGTAGTCCAGATATCGTAACTAGGTTTTCGCCGGAAACATAGATTCTTGCATTGCGAATTGGTAATCTTTCCAGAATATTAGAAGATAGATTATATCCGATTTGTAAGTTTTTCAAACGTACATAGGAACCGTCTAATAGGTATCGTGATTGTACTTGGCGATTTTTGTTCGTTTCATTGGTGAAGTATGGTTTTGGAAGATAGGAATCCGTATTAGGGCCTAAGATATTTGTTTCATCTGCTGGTCTCCAATAATCTAAAGCTGGGGAATCATGATATAACCCCGAAGCAGCCCACGCGTTAGTCATACCCCAGAAAAGTGGTGAACCAGAGTGAGGGTAATAGTCACGTTTTAATATGCCTTGCCAGAACATACTGAAATCGATTGATTTCCATTTAAAACCTCCGACAAAGCCAATATTGTAGCGAGGACGTGTGTTCCCAATTACTTTTAAGTCTCCGTGATCGTTAAGAGTTCTTGTGCCGTCATTGATAACGCCATCACCATTTAGGTCAGCATATTTGATGTCGCCGGGTTGCCACCTTGTGTGATACTTTGATTGATCTGCCATTTCCTCTCCTTCTGTCTGAATAATTCCAGCAGTTTCAAAACCCCAGATCTCTCCATAATTTTTTCCAGTATACCAGGATCCCACATTTTGCTTGTCATCCTTGTAACTTAGAATTTTAGTTTTGCTGTCACCTAAAGATACTTTGCCGTGATATGAGAAGTCGGTATTAATCACATCATTCCAACTAACTACTAATTCGAATCCACGGGTAGAAAGTTCGGCGTTGTTAGTTCGTGGCGCGGTAGCTCCCAAAGGATAGGGGAGTACCATAGCAGGCCCAATCATGTTGCTTGTCACTCTGTTATACCAGTCGAAATTAATGCCTAGCCGGTTCTCTAATAAATTCGCGTCTAAACCGAAGTTTAAAGTAGTTATTGTTTCCCAGGTAATGTCATCGCTGATTAAAGATGGTACAACGGAATAAGCTGGTCTTTCTCCATCTAATATCCAGTTAAGTTCAGGATGAACTGTCATACTCGATATATATAGGTAGTTTGATACGTTCTGATTGCCCAAAGAGCCGTAAGATGCTCTGACTTTCAGATCATTGATTGAAGGTGCGAAATCTGCCCAGAAATCTTCTTTAGAGATGTTATACCCTATTGATGCGGATGGGAAAAATCCCCAACGGTTTTCTTTTTGGAAAGCGAGACGACCCATTATAGCGAGCACTCACTTCGAGAAGATACTTTTCGTTATAGTTGTAATTGATTCGACCGAAAACACCACGAGTGGCCCAGTGACTAATAGCATCGTTCACTGTAGTTTCACCTAAGCCTGTTGAGATAGAAGGAACATCATCTGAAATCAGGTCAGCTACAGTTGCACTTAAATTAGAATATAATTCTTCTTCTTGCTCAAACCCGACCATTGCTTTGAGGTAATGATCCTGAATAGTAGTTTCATAAGCTGTAGTAGCGTTAAACAACTTGTACTCATTTTTATAATATGCAGATGTATAGGTTGATGCAGGTTTACCGATGTTGCCGATAGACCCATCGCCAAGTTCAACATCAATAGGGCGTGGATTTTGCTCGACCCGGTTGTTTTTTACGTTATAGTTATATGAAACATTGGTTTTCCATCCTTTAATGGGTTCCAGCTCTCCGCCTAAGGTCATCACAAAGTCGTTTGCCTTGTTAACATCTCTACCCGAACCCTCAAGTAATCGGATGAGCGGACTTTGAACCGTACCATTGATGTTATAATGAGGCATCATTGGGGCGAACATGAGCATTTCTCGGAATGTATGTTCACGACCAACCGTGGTCTCACCCATCGGGAAGTCGGTTTCGCCGTTTGCATATTTGATGTTGGAGTTGAAGGTTAACCAGTCGGTTACTTTAGTACTTAAATTTGTTAATAGATTGTAGCGTTTGTAATGGTCGTAACCAAATGCGTACATTCCATTCTGATGTGTGTATCCTCCAGCCACATAATACTGCGTATTCTCTGTACCGCCAGAAGCCTCGAGGTTATGTTTTTGGCTAAATGAGTTGTCTGCTAAAAGGATATGTGGCCAATCATTATTGGCATTTCCATTACGACGTCCTGCCCAGATATTATCGATTGGGTTTTCGGGATCATATTCATAAGGGAAAGTGCCATCTAAATAGCCCTTGATTCTTTCCATTTGTTCATCGCTATACACAGGATTCAGGCCAGCATTGGCGTTGGCTTGGTTGTATGCAGTTGCCCAAGTATATGAATCAACAAAGTGAGGTAGCTTAATAGGAGAAGCTAGAGATAGATTGTTTGTGTATTTAATAGCAGTCTCTTGATTTGCCTTACCCTTTTTTGTTGTAATTAAGATGACACCGAACGGGGCTCTTGATCCATAAACAGCCGATGCGGAGGCGTCTTTTAGAACAGTCACGGATTCAACGGTTTCTGGATCTATATTCATCAAATCCATTTCGACTCCATCTACTAAGACGAGGGGAGCAGAGCCTCCACCAATAGATCCGACACCACGGATGTTCCAGGTACTGGTAGCACCCGGCTCACCACCTCGCATGTTCATGGTGATGTTCGTGTTTGGCGATGCTCCTTTGATGAGATCAGCAACGTTAGTAGCAGGTCGATCGGCGAGGGTTTCACTATTGATAACATCGACCGAACCAGTCAAATTGACTTTCTTTTGTGTTCCGTAACCTACCACGACAACTTCTTCCAAATCACTGGCAGGTTCCAAGGTCACGTTAATTTGGCTTTGACTGCCAACACTGATCGTTTGGGTAGTGTATCCCACATAAGAGAATTCTAATTCGGCCCCCGCAGGAACAGATAATGCGTAATTGCCGTCACCGTCAGTTGTAACGCCTGTCGTTGTTCCTTTGACTGCTACTGTGACTCCGATAAGAGGTTCCCCGTTAGCGGCGGTAACTTTTCCGTTCACTTGTTGCTGTGAATTTTGAACTGAGGTCATTTGATTGATTTTCGTGCGATATGTTTTTTCAGCTGCAAGGACAGTACTTGTTGAGCATAATAAACATAAAAACGACCCAATCAATGCATGTTTCCTCAGATTAAAGGATTTGTAATGGTCTTTCATACTTTTTAATTAGGTGTGAGTGAAGTGGTTTTTAGTTTGTTTTGTTTTTTTGTATAAAGCTTACGCAAACGGTTACGTTACCGTGCTTTGCATAAAAAAGACTTTTTTTTTAATCGGCATTTTGGTTTCTCATAATTTTTAATTCGGTTACGTTAACGTTTTGGCAGAAACGATAAGACTTTATACCATCTTATTGGTTATTTCTTTCCTGAAAAACTAATCACAGAGTTTTTTAGGTTTTGCCGTTGATTAATAACAAACTTATTAAAAAAATTTAAGTTATACATTACTTTTGCCTATTTTGTGGTGTTTTTAACATTTTAAAACGAAATTGTTTCAAAAAAGAAATGATATAGATTTAACCAAATTATGAAAGAGAGCTTGAAAGAGATTGATAATAAATCATTGGTAGACAGGGTTGAAAAACAACTTATTGATCTTTTTGTTAGTAAAAAAGTCAAAATGGGAGATTCAATTCCGAAAGAAATTGAGTTAGCTGAGATTTTAGGAGTGAGTCGGACCGTGATCCGGGAGGCGTTGTTACGATTGAGGATGATTGGCTTAATAGATTCAAAAAAGAAACGAGGAGCTGTTTTGACGAATCCGGACGTAATGAGTCTTTTGCGGAAAGGCTTGTATCCGACAGTGCTGTCAGATGAAACATTGAAAGATATTTTTGAAATGAGATTAGTCTTGGAGGTGGGGATGGCAGATTTATTATTTAAACATATTACCAAAGGTGACATTGATAAATTGGAGGAGATTGTTTCCAACGAGCCTGAGTTGACTGATCGGACTATATTTTCGGTTGAACATGAAGTGAAATTTCATAGTACACTTTATGAAATTAGCCAAAACAAAACATTGAAGGAGTTTCAGCAGATACTGCTACCTGTTTTTGAATATGTACACTCTAGTGGCTTGTTAGAGTCGACACCAGCAAGCGGTGAATTTACATCACATATGGATCTAGTTGAAATTCTAAAGCATGGTAGTGCTGAACAATTTCGA from Pedobacter indicus carries:
- a CDS encoding RagB/SusD family nutrient uptake outer membrane protein, whose amino-acid sequence is MKNYKITIAFIAGIFSLSACNDDFLDRYPLDAVASDVYFQKPNDLKAYVNQYYSQTYFPKYANHGSDYDSDIQIQSTVNTRLEGTRVVSTTGSIGFGAVRSINYFFDNYERVAENYDLDEYKQYLGEAYFFKALIYSNLVKSYGDIQWYDSELGTSDEALYNPRDPRTFVTDRILACLDTAAMYLSEEKTNGDARVNKWMALLIQSRIALYEGTWQKYHAGTPFGTDGADPNKYLNKAAEAAAAVMASGLYDVYSTGDPDTDYQTLFNRMDYTGNKEVMFWRRYDNELSRGNSSFTNDRNFRMETPTNKTMTKQMMDLYLCIDGKPIAGNPLFQGHDNLSDEAENRDPRFKQTIATPDQVWKILTNGTTQNWSQVYNRLNSTSDYMAPTGYVIQKGYNPDMQYHVQQYEETPSILYRYAEVLLNYAEAKAELGEITQGDLDNTINKLRARVGMPKLVMGSIANDPNWNFPALSPLINEIRRERTVELVAEGFRWEDIARWAAADELIVGQRPKGFKAAQVGENPFPVDGDGFLDPFQKAIPNGYGFKLDRDYLNSVPESEIVLNPALTQNPGW
- a CDS encoding TonB-dependent receptor domain-containing protein, translated to MGRLAFQKENRWGFFPSASIGYNISKEDFWADFAPSINDLKVRASYGSLGNQNVSNYLYISSMTVHPELNWILDGERPAYSVVPSLISDDITWETITTLNFGLDANLLENRLGINFDWYNRVTSNMIGPAMVLPYPLGATAPRTNNAELSTRGFELVVSWNDVINTDFSYHGKVSLGDSKTKILSYKDDKQNVGSWYTGKNYGEIWGFETAGIIQTEGEEMADQSKYHTRWQPGDIKYADLNGDGVINDGTRTLNDHGDLKVIGNTRPRYNIGFVGGFKWKSIDFSMFWQGILKRDYYPHSGSPLFWGMTNAWAASGLYHDSPALDYWRPADETNILGPNTDSYLPKPYFTNETNKNRQVQSRYLLDGSYVRLKNLQIGYNLSSNILERLPIRNARIYVSGENLVTISGLPKIFDPETSLAADPANGGYLTNGVIYPMNRIISLGVNITFK
- a CDS encoding SusC/RagA family TonB-linked outer membrane protein, which translates into the protein MTSVQNSQQQVNGKVTAANGEPLIGVTVAVKGTTTGVTTDGDGNYALSVPAGAELEFSYVGYTTQTISVGSQSQINVTLEPASDLEEVVVVGYGTQKKVNLTGSVDVINSETLADRPATNVADLIKGASPNTNITMNMRGGEPGATSTWNIRGVGSIGGGSAPLVLVDGVEMDLMNIDPETVESVTVLKDASASAVYGSRAPFGVILITTKKGKANQETAIKYTNNLSLASPIKLPHFVDSYTWATAYNQANANAGLNPVYSDEQMERIKGYLDGTFPYEYDPENPIDNIWAGRRNGNANNDWPHILLADNSFSQKHNLEASGGTENTQYYVAGGYTHQNGMYAFGYDHYKRYNLLTNLSTKVTDWLTFNSNIKYANGETDFPMGETTVGREHTFREMLMFAPMMPHYNINGTVQSPLIRLLEGSGRDVNKANDFVMTLGGELEPIKGWKTNVSYNYNVKNNRVEQNPRPIDVELGDGSIGNIGKPASTYTSAYYKNEYKLFNATTAYETTIQDHYLKAMVGFEQEEELYSNLSATVADLISDDVPSISTGLGETTVNDAISHWATRGVFGRINYNYNEKYLLEVSARYNGSSRFPKRKPLGIFPIRINRV
- a CDS encoding FadR/GntR family transcriptional regulator — its product is MKESLKEIDNKSLVDRVEKQLIDLFVSKKVKMGDSIPKEIELAEILGVSRTVIREALLRLRMIGLIDSKKKRGAVLTNPDVMSLLRKGLYPTVLSDETLKDIFEMRLVLEVGMADLLFKHITKGDIDKLEEIVSNEPELTDRTIFSVEHEVKFHSTLYEISQNKTLKEFQQILLPVFEYVHSSGLLESTPASGEFTSHMDLVEILKHGSAEQFRNGMRSHLDSHYLRIGISQETPVGN